DNA sequence from the Siniperca chuatsi isolate FFG_IHB_CAS linkage group LG3, ASM2008510v1, whole genome shotgun sequence genome:
GGACACTGTGCCGATCCCGTATGGTGATTTCCCTCGCAGTGCAGGCACATAACTTGCTCTTTTTCCACTTTGCACTTCTCCACATTACAGTTGTCCTTCCCACATCTCCTGACTCCTCTACATACTGCAGCAACGaccatattcctgacagcagcaTCATCTGAGAGGAGCTCTGTCATCTGGCCTCACCCTGGAACACACATAATCAAGATACGCTCTTTCCGGCAACTCCCCCTCAAAAGTTAAACACACTGAATTACTGTGGTCCTTCTTCTTTACGTCTGTGTGGGAAGCAAGTCACACTGCTGTGATCTCCAAATACATGAATCTCGCCgggctctgtctctctgatgcTTTGATGCACAATCaatgataaccatcccacttctTGTTATCCTGACCGATCGTACATCTCCAAGCTTTCCTCCTACAACCTTTCCGACCTCATGTGGATCCTTGAAAATcccgtctgtttgtgtcacagctaaCAAGATACGTCTCCTCTTTCCTCATTGTCTGACTGGAATCACTCGAATTACTCTTACGTTTCTTTTTATCTTCAAATCCTCTTGTGTCCTCGTTGCTAATTCCGCGCTGTGATTCCTCCTCTGACCTTCCAGAGTGCTTTAGCATCTTCCAgttcatagttttggttttacggctcGCAACTTCTGCTTGAACTTTTCGTTTaatctcaccactctcatcaaccaagttagcagcagcagcaacaggaagctgtttttaagcaaaaaaagtTCTGCTAAACCCACCGTATGCTATGTGCCCAgcacaaacagcacacagacataATAGCAATTGGCTAGTTGCCAAAGACCTTGGGAGATGTtagaaaccaaaacagagctaaagagaATGAATAATGTACTTAACAGTTGTCAGGttgccagaaacatgacttcaaattaatgataatgttgctccgtgtctgctggatgctTAAGTAGGCTtctgtttgctaacatatttGGCATAGCAACTTTATAAGGCCAGAATATGTCAAACGTGTGGGACGCTCAGCTTGTTGTGTAGTTATTATGCAATGTACAGCTGAGCCTATGTCCAAAAACGGCCGTTGCACTGAGGATAACACTTGATTTAAGTAACAGCATGGCCTTTTTTTCTGGCACCACCATGGAAATGTTTTGCCCCACTAGTGCTGGATTTAATATTAAAGTGGTCTCATTTTTAAACCATCCAACAAATCTGTTTCCTGGTGTGCAATGACTGTTACACGTCACAGggttgctagcatggctaaagacttttacttgttttacTGTTGGGTTGGAGGGACATGACTGTGATGTTAGTGTTTTGAATGCTCCCAATTCAAAGcattcagttttattatttgttaagTCTTGGCAGATATAGAACAGTATTTACAGTGGCTTCataaagtattcagaccccttcaCTTTTTGCACACTATTGTGTTGTagatttcatttgaaattgaTAAAATTGCCATGTTTCCCCATCAAGCTACACTCAATTACCCATaatgacaaagtcaaaggatgtttttagaaatgtctgcaaatgtgttacaaatcaaaaactgaaatctCATCTCATTTatataagtattcagaccctttgctgtggcACTCCAGATTGTggtcaggtgcatcctgtttgcTTGAATTATCCTTGAGATGTGTCTAgaacttgattggagtccaaCTGTGGCAAAGTGAATTGATTGGACGTAGTTTAGAAAGGCACACAGCTGtgtatataaggtcccacaatTCACACTGCATGTCACGACaaaaaccaagccatgaagtccaaggaacgTCTTTAGCCCTCCGCAATAAAATTGTGGCAAGGCTCACATCAGGGCAAGGGTATAAaaccatttctaaagctttgagTGTTCTCAGGAGCACAGTGACCTCAAAAACtgaaatggaagaagtttggaaccaccaggactcttttGGCCAAACTGAGTAACTGGGCAAGAAGAGCCTTGGTCaaggaggtgaccaagaacccaaCGGTCACTCCAAGAGAGCTTCGGAAGTCCTCTGCAGAGATGAGAGAACCTGCCGGAAGGACGACTATCTCAGCAGCACTCAATTAGGCCTTTATGGTAGAGTGGCTAGACGGAAGCCACTTTTAGTAAAACGCATATGCCAGACAGCATTTCAAGGACTCTGAGAGCTTGAGGAAAAAAACTTAGACTTCTGGTCTAAtgagacaaaaatgtaactatcTGGACAGAAGTCCAAGCACTATGTCTGGTGAacaccaggcactgctcatcacctggctAAAACCATCCCTACTGGTGGCACCGTCATGCTATAGGGGTGCTTCTCAGCGACAGGGACAGGGAGACTGCTCAGAATTGAGGGATGGATGAATGCAGCCAAATACAGAGAGGTCTTTGAAGAAAACCTGCTCAAGAGCGAACGCACCCTCAGACTAGAGCGACGGTTCACCTTTGAGCACAACAATGACCCGAAGCATACAGCCAAGACAATGCTGGAGTGGCTTCGGGACAGGTCTGTGactgtccttgagtggcccagccaaaGCCCAAACTTAAACATAGAACCATAGAACATCTGCGGAGAGACCTGAAGAAGGCATTTCACGGACGCTTCCCATCCAATCTGACGGAGCTTGACTGGATCTGCCAGGAAAAATGGGATAAAttcccaaatccaggtgtgcaAAGCTTGTAGAGACTTACCCAAGAAGACTCTGCTACCCAAGGGGCAAATCTGCAAAAACttctaaaaacatgttttcactttgtcattATGGGTGTAGTATGAGTATGTATGAGTGTAGACTGATGGGCAAACATTgcaattttattcatttaaaattacatctataACACAAAGTGTGCAAAAAGtgaaggggtctgaatactttctgaaGCCACAGAGACTCAATTTGGCAAGGCCAAGGCCAAGgccactgttgtgtgtgtgtctgtgtgtgtacaaaaaatatttcattattaatgagtATATATTTGAATATGCTTACTTTTTTGCTGTCATATCTGTAAAAGTAAAGGCTGATAAGAATGTGCCGAAAACATgataattaatttcattttgactACGATATGGTCAAAATAAGAGGCCTCTGCTAAACGGgaatgaaaatacaaagaaactGTCTGCGTGAAAATAAGCTTTTATTGGTAACAATCATGGAAAACATAGCTGTTAATGAAAGAGGTTATAGGTGAAATTGTTACTGCAGGTGACAAACTGATTTTGATTGAACTGAATGTATTGAAGCGATCTTTTGAATTTTAAGACATTCccataaatattttcatatataaaccatgtgtctctgtgttttaatTAAGTTCTAtcataaattacttaaataatGGGGGGGCTGCTGTTATGATTCACATTGACATTATTATATTGGGATGTGTTAGCATTTGTTAAATTGGTAAATGATTGAGCTCAAGTTGCTTGGTGATCACTTCCAAGCAACTGCTACCACACTTGCACATAAATATGTCATCATATAAACaatcatacagtacatatctATAGTGACTATTATGTAAAGTAATGCTACTAAGTGCCAAAGGCTGgctttgtgtatgtatgtggatactttttatttaaacactTATAAAGCAATAGAATAGGGCCATTACCTATCATGTGATTAACAATGAGTCTCAGTGCCTCATTGTATTAGGACTGCAGATGCAAATACATATGTTGCTGCATctacttatttttttttgatTTCTCTGATGAAGGATGGCTTCTGGGATTGTCTTTCTTGGAGAAATCAGATCCTTTCGCACTTGGATTATTTTCTCCTGGAGCATTGGGGGGCTTTCTGTCTTGTTCTGAAGGATAATACACAAGAAGGTTTTTTAGTAGTTCGCCCATAGTGTGAGGGTTTTGCCACTTGCCATACTGATCCGATATCGTATGTGctcaaatttaattgaattctGTCAAGCTGAAGTACAACAATGTGAACACCTGAATGTGTAGTTATtactgaaaatgtatgttttctgaAGTTGCTCTTGAAGCTACAATTACAAATGTAACTGGTCAAAAGCCTTCAGAGTTTGCCAACATCTTGGCACACAGGTAATTCAGGTAGTGCAGGTGTTTTTATTAGAACGTTCAGTACTACTTCTACTGTTGTCCTGGGAAAGGCTGCAGACAGGCAGGTGCTACACCTGTGACACATGGTAAGCAAGCTAAACTGACATGATTTCTTAATCTGAGGAAGTTGGAACATTTCCAGTAAAACAACCGCACCTCAAACTAGCCCTGAGCACACACCTGGAGCAAAAGCTCAGGTACAAACCCACAGGATTCAATTTCATAAATGCAGAGCACGGTTCCGATTCAGAACAAATAATTTGTGTGGCCAGTGGtacaacatttttcatcaaCTAAGAAGTGAAAATTCAGAGAAGCTGTTCAGTGTTGTGTGACAGATAATTTTACAAAGTTTAATGCTGGcaccaaacaaaaactgaaagtaGCAAAACTGTAAACAAAGATCTTTGATTCTTAGCCACAAAGCCACTCAATTTcttatttgtcttattttaatatgtcaatgttgaaTCCATATCTGGTTAAGATGTTATATCACTGAAGTCTGAGAAATACATACACGTAGCCTGGTAATAGTGTGCATGGCcagcaaaaaacacattcatgaaATAATATTTCAGTGTGTAAAAGAATATttgattgtttatttgttaGCATCTCCATTTGCTGTGCCATAAAGCACAGCTAGTCTTCCTGGGgaccacatttaaaaacatacattaaacaTTACAGTCAACACAAATGGTAAACATAATACATATATTAGAGAACAACATTAATATGTATGAGTAAAAACGAACACTGTATGTATgagtatatgtgtatgtatgaattAAAAGCTTTTAGAGTTCCCAGCAAAAACTACAAGTCCCCATATGCATAGCATCATACAAATATGATGTTCCAAGGTGTTtccttatttgctttttaattttctgtgttaGTCAATAACAGTGGTAAAGAattctgtgttttcattgctTTATATACTAATGTGCGTTTAAGGAAATTAGTGTTTGCCTTGGGGAGTGAAACCGACCTTCTGTTGCCGGTCTGGTGGAATATGTATATGACTctaaattgtgttttaattgaCTCTACTGATATGATGGAGTTTCCATGATTGAATGGAGAAGAGCAGCGATCATCCTGTCTTCAACTTTAAAGCCATTTCAGGCGTAAGTAAATGCTACTGATGTTAGTACTGCACGGACACTGGAGAGCAAGGTGTGTCGTTAATTTAGCGTTCTTTAATACGAGAGGTAAATCGTTGGTAAAAATGGAATACATAAGTGGGCCTAGGCAGCTCCCTTGAGGAACCCCACATTCCACAGACACGCTATCTGAGTAACTTCCATTAAAGAAGACTCTCTGCGATCTATTTACCAGATAGCTTTCTATCCAGGCAGCTGCAGATGGTCTAAATCCATAACGAGCTTTTCAAGAAGCTTGTGGTTAGTACCGTCAAATGCTGCCGTAAAATCTAATAGGACTGCTCCACAGATCATTTTGTTGTCCATATCTCTGTACCAGCCATCTTGTTATTTGCAGTAGTGTGCCTGTAGAGTGCCCCTTTCCATAAACAAGCTGGAAGTTTGTTATCAGATTATTTACTGAGAGGTATTCTTGTATTTGATCAAATACTGCCTTCTCAAAGATTTTACTTAGTGCTGGTAACAAGCTAATGGGACAACTAATAGGGCCACTAAATGTTTTCCTATCTTTGGGCAGTGGAATAACTTTTGATTCTTTCCAAGCCCATGAAAAGATCGATTGTTTCAGGCTGGTATTTAGTATGTGACAAATTGGGCGTGCAATATAGTCTATAGCCATTCGAATCAGTTTGTCATCTATATTATCAATCCCTGGTTGTTTGTCATTACATGTTAACTTTATGAATGTATCGCCTTTTTCCACTTTTAATTCACTGAACTCAAAATGGCAGGGTTTATCCCTCATAAAAATTTGTATGTTAAAAATGGATAAGCTATTGTGTGTCCCATGTAATAATTCTTTCCTTAGTTTATACTGTATACCTTGCTTCTGAAGTGATCATTCGTGTAATTTgctttctttgggttttgtgaTAAAGGTACCTCCACACTCAATAAATAGTAGGTTGTATTTCTTCccaatatattattttgtgtaCTCCAGAACTGTTCCCATCATTCTTTGTTCTGCTTAACTGTAGAACataatattgtttctttttcttttgattaagTTTCATGACATAATTCCTGagtttacagtatttttgtcTGTCAGTTATGCAACCACTTTTTTGTGCTGTTTCCTTTgtccctaagcacacagctaaaataacaaaggagtggcttcagAACAACTCTGtaaccattcttgactggcacagccagagccctgacctaaacccaattgagcatctctggagagacctgaaaatggctgtccaccaacgttcaccatccaacctgatggaactggaaaggatctgcaaggtcTGCTACACTGTCTTTCTGAATTTGTTAATCACATTGTCATGAACaatatgacattttaatattgtgtgtttgaTTGTACGTTTATGTCTTACTCACGTGCCATAAATGGAGGACCCCTATAAAAGCCTGGTGACTGGCCCTGTGCATGCTGGGATCGATTCCAGCCTCCATGTGGTCCCATATAGCGATGAACTATAGGAACTGGGTGGAAGTATGGCCTGATGGGTGGACGACCTGGACTGTGGGACATGGGCTGTCTTTCCTGCTCTGGTAGTTCTGAAACAGAGAAGGTGaaaacagaagacattttgtacACCCATAAGTGTTTTATCACATTGTAAAGAGTCGTGTGTTACAAAATGCTTGTcaaattattttacagtttttttactCCTATCAAAGCACATATGTGCTTGACTGAGATGTATGAGGGTATTTTATCAAAACTTCTGAGCTTTAGTATGCACACTACTCACacttagtttttttctgtcactgttcaAAGCTACGCAGGTACGTGTGTGAATGTTTATCATACACAAGAGCAGATATTTTATTATAGGTACATGTTGTactgaatttagattttttgctACGATGATACCTTCATAGAGATGAACATACCAGATTTCAGCTGAGATCCAGTATTTCCAGTATTTGCAGGTCCTGAGACAGGAACtgctttttcatctgtgaaTGGTAAAtagactgcatttatatagcgctttacaatttgccactcattcacacacacacacacacacacacacacacattgatggcAGCAAGCTACAATACTaccatcaggagcaatttgggtttcagtgtcttgctcaaggacacaggAGGACAGGAAGAGCTCGAgatcgaaccaccaaccctgcATTTACTGGACGACCTGTTTtacctgctgagccacagcCCCTGAAGATCCCAGGTACTCAGAATTTCAAACAGTTAGCCCACCACCAAAGAACACAGCATCGATAAAGTcaacatttgatttaatttccAGTATTTCCCACATGACACAGACTCATGCAACAGTGTTAAGTTCTGCGACAAAAGTGGACATGATTGGCTTCATTATTCTTTCATAATACATCTGCAAATGTAAAATCCTGCACTGTAAATGTACCTGCACATTCACCTGGTTTAAGTATCGGTAGTCTGGCCTCAACAGGCTGTTTAAGGATCTCTGTCAGATTCTCCTTCAGGGCAGCAGCAAAGCCCTGTGTTGCTGTCACCTTCTTGGAGTCCAGGCTGATTCGAGGGGTGTAAAGGTCAAACTTTATAGCCTTAGGCAAGTTAAATGAAGCCTGTGAGGAACAAGGGAAAGAAAATTAATGGgatgtgttttttccccaagtCGTGCAAGACCTGGCTGTAATAAGTGTAGGGTCTCTTTTTAAGTATCACTGGGGGGtgccaaagtcagaaatgtcCAAATTAGAGCTgtaactaacgattattttcattatcgattaattattttctcaattaatcgatttgttaataattcaaaataaaaaattgacaaagatatttaattcacTATCATATATCAcagaaaattctcacatttcagATGATGGAACCAGCAGCAAATGATTGAtcaattatataaataataggcaattacttttctgttgatcgactaacaGACAAATCGTTGCAGATCTAGTCAAAATTATACACATTTGCTTTCATTCGTGGCTTAAACATAGCATGCACCCAAATAACATACAGGCCAATTCCCCTGTCTCGCCTCAGCCATGCTGTCTCAAGAATGCATGAAGAGGGGCCCTTTAAAATACATACGAATATTCCAAGTGCATACAATATTGAGACCACTTTCCTCATTTTAATTGTGATGTCTCTCTCTACAGTCTATTCTGTCTCATTTCTCTTTAGGCTAAACATTAATTTCCCTCCCTTCTCCCCTCCCCTACTTTATCTTTCTGTGACAATGTTCATCCCACCTGTAGAAAGGCCAGGGTATGGGATTGACTCAGCAGACTGTCTAGATCTTCTCTGGCTTTTCTCATCTTCTCAGAATTCTCAGTTAACCTCTTTATGAGATCCTGCAGTTTCGTCTGGCCAGTCTCCAGCTCGCAGTCCACCTCATGTTGGGCCTTGAGTTCCTCTTGGGCCAACATATCCCGCATCTGCTGATACACAGCTGCCAATGCTGTCTTCTTTTTGGTTGCTGTGTCCTAGGCAAGGACCATGAGAGGAGCCATAGATGAATACGGGGAAAAGACAAACGGACATTATGTAATTGCCATCACATTTTCCTTTCTATATGaatcattatttaatttgttcccAATTCTTgtgaaaaacaggaaatgtaataGGTAAAAATACCTTCAGCTTGCTCTGCGTGTCATTCATTTGCAACATAACAGTCTTTGTCTTCTCAATCTTCCCGTCCAGCAAACCCAACTTGTCTCTGAGGTCGTACTAAAAGACAGATATAGAACATAGCTTCAGTACACAGAGaattatgtttttgtacagactCTGCTCACCACAGTCTCAATGGAAGGCCTACAGCACAATGCAAACAATGCTTTTTATATTGCATTTACACCATCTGCATTATTCCTACTCTTTAAATTGCAGCACAAGTGTCACCTTCTTAGGACTAAAATATtgctaaaatgtattataacaACAGTCTAGTGTAACAGTCTTGAATGACTAAGTTTTTTACGTTTTAATGATCAAATTGTAAATTACTCGTTTCCTTGATAGCTGGATTAGGTTGGGTTAGCGAGTAGGTTGATAACCgccttaaaggaacagttcgacTTTTTGAGAAAAACACTTATTCACGAATAAGCATacttctcaaaatgtcaaattattcgtTTCATAAAACCGATTAGGCCAGTCTGATATCCGGACTGTAGTGAGACTGGTGTTATATACTGAATACTGAGACCCACAAACCTCTTTCAGGTTCCTCTGCTCCTCAGGAGCCACGAAGGAGCAGCCTTTGTGGACTTGCTGGAGGCAGAAGCTGCAGATTGGGCGGCCATGTTGGGTGCAGAAGAGCTCCATCAGCTTGTGGTGGTCCGGGCAGATACGCTCCGAAAGGTCGCCTACAGGCTCACTCAGCTGGTGGAGACTAAAGTTTGGGTTTTCCCGGTGAGGCCGCAGGTGCTCCTCACAGAAAGAGGCCATGCAGGTGAGGCAGGTCTGGGACGCCTCTGCTTCCATACATGTATCGCAGCGTATGACATCCTCTTTCTCGGCTttgctctcctctgctgtcaggCGGGCCTCGCTCTTGGTCGACCTCAAGTTGAAGGTCTCCACGACGGTGCTGAGGACCGTGTTTTTCTTCAGCTCCGGTTTGGTGGCGAAGTGGGTCCGACACTGAGGACAGCTGTAGGAGTCCTTCCAGGTGGCCAGGAGGCAGTCCTGGCAGAAGTTGTGTCCGCAGGGGATGGTCACCGGACAGTCAAAGGTACTCAGACAGATGCTGCAGGTCAGCTCATCCTCCAGACTCATGAGAGAAAACTGACTCTCGTCCACTTCGGCCATGATGAAACGTCAGGTGAGGCTACGAGGGAGAAACGAAACTCAACTTCACAAGTACCAAAACCAAGTAAAAAACGTTCCATGCcactattgtgtttttattgaatgtCTGGTGTTAAAATACTGttagcaaaaaataataataattcaaacacAAACTCGATTCTTATCGCATTAAATGTAGGCTGTAAGCCACTACACGCACACAGTCTGTCTATacaattaataattcattttaaacCCACGTACCTTTTGTGCTAGTGCAGCTAACTCCAGCTCACTGGCATAAATTCAGACAGTAACTGTGTTGTCTCTGGCTACATAACTCATGACCACTGTCAaagccacatctctctctctctctctctctctctctctctctctctctctctctctctctctctctcagtgatgTGTTGGTCGCGAACGAGTCGGCTCTTTGGCTCCTTTAAGTGAACGATCGGAGCCGGCTCCCGGCTGCCTCTCCCTGAAATATTAGTGAATGCACAATTGAGCCTGTTCAGTTGCTTCATGAACCAACTCGGTTTTACGTGTGCTTTGTTTTGctattacagtaaaatctatatTGCATTGGACTCTATTTGActcaagtgttttattgaagaagaattaaacagCGTGAATAAGTCACGAGTTATGAGGATATAGATATCTTTTATGAGTAAAGACCTGTGGATACCACTCACTCAAAGAGGCAGAAGAAACTGCAGGGTGAGGTCTGAAGGGACAGGTAGTTTAAGGGTTTGCTGAGGAGCCAAACCATAAATAGTCACTAAGAGGTCTACGGGGCAGTGACTACTGGCCAGAAGTGAGAAATTGTGCATGAATGTAAGCTGCAGCAAGAGTGTGGATGAGTAATAAATTTTGTGTGttgagtgaatgtgtgacaggCCATATATGTTGAAGTTAAGTGTAAAGTGCTAGCAATTGTGTGCATGAATGGAGAAGGAATTGTATGTGTTACATCAGATGGAGTGGAtctttgaaaaatgttgaaacGGCAGTTTGCGCTTTGAATTAGTTCTGTCTCTGTCCTGATCATGTGCCATTTTTAGCTGcaatcttgtgtgtgtgtaagagtgagggaaaagagtgagagagtgagagagagagagagactgagtgaGGGAGGGAGCACTCCATGTGATGATAGTGTGAGATAGCAAAAATATCTGAAAGAATACTTGATTGGCTCATAAATGTGCCTGCACAATATCAGAAAATTGTCTCTGATCAAATTCAAGTCACAACTTATTCAAGTCTCAACTCTGTGTAATTTATCTGTTCTCAGAGTCGACTCACttaaactatatttttttttaaaaagagtcaAAACAAG
Encoded proteins:
- the LOC122872643 gene encoding E3 ubiquitin/ISG15 ligase TRIM25-like isoform X2, whose product is MAEVDESQFSLMSLEDELTCSICLSTFDCPVTIPCGHNFCQDCLLATWKDSYSCPQCRTHFATKPELKKNTVLSTVVETFNLRSTKSEARLTAEESKAEKEDVIRCDTCMEAEASQTCLTCMASFCEEHLRPHRENPNFSLHQLSEPVGDLSERICPDHHKLMELFCTQHGRPICSFCLQQVHKGCSFVAPEEQRNLKEYDLRDKLGLLDGKIEKTKTVMLQMNDTQSKLKDTATKKKTALAAVYQQMRDMLAQEELKAQHEVDCELETGQTKLQDLIKRLTENSEKMRKAREDLDSLLSQSHTLAFLQASFNLPKAIKFDLYTPRISLDSKKVTATQGFAAALKENLTEILKQPVEARLPILKPDEKAVPVSGPANTGNTGSQLKSELPEQERQPMSHSPGRPPIRPYFHPVPIVHRYMGPHGGWNRSQHAQGQSPGFYRGPPFMAQQDRKPPNAPGENNPSAKGSDFSKKDNPRSHPSSEKSKKNK
- the LOC122872643 gene encoding E3 ubiquitin/ISG15 ligase TRIM25-like isoform X1; this translates as MAEVDESQFSLMSLEDELTCSICLSTFDCPVTIPCGHNFCQDCLLATWKDSYSCPQCRTHFATKPELKKNTVLSTVVETFNLRSTKSEARLTAEESKAEKEDVIRCDTCMEAEASQTCLTCMASFCEEHLRPHRENPNFSLHQLSEPVGDLSERICPDHHKLMELFCTQHGRPICSFCLQQVHKGCSFVAPEEQRNLKEYDLRDKLGLLDGKIEKTKTVMLQMNDTQSKLKDTATKKKTALAAVYQQMRDMLAQEELKAQHEVDCELETGQTKLQDLIKRLTENSEKMRKAREDLDSLLSQSHTLAFLQASFNLPKAIKFDLYTPRISLDSKKVTATQGFAAALKENLTEILKQPVEARLPILKPGECADEKAVPVSGPANTGNTGSQLKSELPEQERQPMSHSPGRPPIRPYFHPVPIVHRYMGPHGGWNRSQHAQGQSPGFYRGPPFMAQQDRKPPNAPGENNPSAKGSDFSKKDNPRSHPSSEKSKKNK